TTTGCTGCCGGCATCGGATGCGGTTGGCAGATAGTTGTTTAAGCGGGCTTGCCCGATGAAAGGCCGTGGCCTCTGCAAAAATACCTTTAATGCCGTCTGAAATGCTTCAATCCTGTCATTAGCTTCGCAAGTCTGCTGCATGGGAGTGACGATGGTCGGATATTTCAGACGGCCTGAATGAATTTTGCAAAGGGTTCAGGCCGTCTGAAAATTGAAGATAACCGTATAACGTATTGATGAGTGCCAAGCCGTTGCAGCAGGTGGAAAAACGGCGGTGTTGGTTGACCGGCTTTATCCGCGTGGCGTGCCTAAAGAAAAAATGACCGGTGTGCATTGGCTGAAAACGTTGGCACCAAGTGCATAACTGCGCCGCTGGTATCACGAAAACCCCGAACAACGGTTTGATATATCTGCCGCCCCGTTATTGGGAAGTGTTGCAGGGTGCCGCGCAGCAGCAGGAGGCCGGCCGTCTGAAAGCATGGGTGCAGGCGGGCGGCGTGCTGTTTTTAACAGCGGTGAAAAACCTCGGCCATTCCTATGTTTCGATGTGGCGGGAGGCTTTGGGTATGCCGTTTGCGCGCTTGGACGCAAACGGTGCATCTGAGCACGACAGCTTGCCTGAATAATGCCGGAAGCAATAAAATATAACTGTTTTTCCAGACGTTTCATCCAGTGGTTGGATTTCTGAAAAATAAATAACTTCAATAGGATATAAGCTCCGATGCGGGTGTTTCAGACGG
This genomic interval from Neisseria musculi contains the following:
- a CDS encoding DUF488 family protein, N3 subclade produces the protein MLVDRLYPRGVPKEKMTGVHWLKTLAPSA